The genomic segment CGGGCTGAACTCGACCACGACCGGCATGGCCACGCCGTACGTCCGGTCGTCGAACAGGTAGAGGCCGGTGCCGGTCTTGCGGCCGGGCTTGCCCATCGTCGTGAAGCTGGTGGTCTGCGTGGTCGTCTGCCCGTCGCCCGCGGTGGCGACGACCGTGGCCGAATACTTCTGGTTGGGGCTCAGGGTCCGGCCGGGGATCCAGGACGTGCCGTCGTCGCGCAGCTTGCCCGGCACCGCCGCGCCCTTGGCGTCCTTGAGCGTGACGCCGGTGATCTTCCCGCCGGCCAGCTTGACGCCGATCTCGGTGCTCAGCGGCACGCCGGTCTTGCCCGTGGCCGGTGTCAGGGCCAGGCTGACCGGCACGGTGGCCGACTCGGTGACCGGCTCGGACTTCGCGGGCGCGGAGGCGGATCCGGATGCCGCCGGCGTGCCGACCCAGGCGGAGTCCTGCTTGGCGTCCTTACCGCACGCCGCGAGCGCGGCCGGCGTGATCACCGCCATCGCCACAACCGTCACGAGCGTGCGCCGCATGCTGGACCCCCTTCTGAAGTTCGCGGGGACATCCTGCCTCATGGATGCAAATGATCGAGTCCTCCGTACGGGTGGGGCAGCACACCCGGGGGCGATTTCAGTGATCGCCAGGAGGCGTGCTAACGTTTTCTCCGTTGCCACCGAGCGCCGCTAGCTCAACTGGCAGAGCAGCGGACTCTTAATCCGCGGGTTGTAGGTTCAAGTCCTACGCGGCGTACCAGCAACACGAGGGCGTACAGCTTACCGGCTGTGCGCCCTCGTTCTTTGTGTGCGGCAAGGGCCGGGTCCCCTTCGAGTGCGCACGGATGCCATGCCCGGGCTTACGCGTTAGTGTCGCGATGCTGCCTGTGGCGCGAGCCGAGGTCCTGTGCACGTCGGGAGGCCCCTATGCCGAAGCCCGAATTTGTCCGGCGGTCGTCGTTCTCCTCCGACGACGAGTCCGAGGTGACCGAGTTCATCCGCAAGATGTACGCAGACAACCAATCCCGTTTCGCCCCTATCCGTACCGGTGCCCGTTTCTCGGCCCTGACCCACGACACCCCCCTGATCGGCGCCGACCGGGTGCGGACGTCGATCGATTACTCCGGCACCAGCGCCGACGGCTTCCACGACTTCGTGTTCTTCGTCGTGCACGCCGGCAGCGTGCAGATCGGCAGTCGCCTCGGCGGCACGATCGCGGGCGGCGGCGACGTCGCCTTCTACCCGCTCGGGGTTCCGATCGACTTCGCGATGCATCACTTCGACGTGACCACCCTGCGGCTTCCGGCCGACCGGATCAAACAATCCGCCGAGGAGATGGCCGGCATACCGGCCGCGCAGACGCACTTCCGCGGCATCACGCCTGTCTCGCCATCCATGGCCCGCTACTGGCGCTCCTTGATCGCCTTGGTCAGCGGGGCCCTGACCGATACGGAATCCCCGCTGAACTCGCCGTTGCTGGCCGAGAACCTCGCTCGCACGGTGGCGACCGGCGCCCTGCACGTCTTCCCGAACACGACCATGACACTGCAGGATGTGCGGGGGCCGGGTGCCGTCACGCCGGCCGCGGTCCGTCGCGCTGTCACCTACATCGACGCCAACGCCCACCTGCCGCTCCGCGTGGGCGAGATCGCGGCGGCCGCCGGCACCAGCGCCCGGGCCCTGCAATACGGTTTCCGCCGCCACCTCGGCACGACACCGCTGCACTACCTGAGCCGGGTGCGGCTGGAACTCGCACGACGAGAACTGCAGGAAGCGGACCCTGCTCGCGGGGACACCGTCGGAGCCGTCGCGACCCGCTGGGGCTTCGCCAACGCCGGCCGCTTCGCCGCCGCCTACCGCGCCGCCTACGGAGTGCTGCCCAGCGACACCTTGAACAGCTGAGGCGTCACCGGTCCGGCTGTAGCCGTCCGAAACTCGCCATGGCCTGGTCGGCGGACCGGCGAGCTGCCGCCGCACGGTCGACGAGCAACCGCGAAGTGCGCACTCTCTCCTTGGCACGGTCACGTGCGCGCTCGGCGAAAGCCACATACATCGCCGTCCGCTCGGCGCGGGTCACGGTGGGATCGGGAAGCAGGCTCACAAGTCCATGCAGCTCGGCCGGGACCGGACCGGTCAACACGAAGCCGATCGGAGTTTCGTTCGGTGGCCCATCGTTTCGTTCTGCGGCCCAGGCCCCTGTCCTGCCACACTGGGCCCGTGCTGACCCTCGGTGTCGACCTGGCCTCGGCCGACGAGCGCACGGCCGTGGCTCTCCTCGACTGGTCGGGCGGCGGCGCCGCCGTACGGGATCTGCGTCTCGGGGTTTCCGACGACGACCTGCTGAAGGCGGTCCACGGGGTCGACAAGGCCGGTCTGGACTGCCCGCTCGGCTGGCCGGACGCGTTCGTCGACTTCGTGGTGGCGCAACGGCAGGGACGGCTGGGCCCGGTGGCGGCGGACGCGGCGTGGCGGCGGGGCCTGGCCTACCGGCTCACCGACCAGGTCGTCCGGGCCGAGACCGGGGTCAACCCGCTCAGCGTGTCGGCCGACCGGATCGCCTACGTGGCCTTCCGCTGCGCCAACCTGCTGGCCCACCTGGGCGTCGAGGACCGCAGCGGCGACGGCGCGCTGGTCGAGGTCTACCCGGCGGCCACCCTGCGCCGCTGGGGCCTGACCCACCGCGGCTACAAAGTGCAGGGCCACAGCACCCTGCTCGACGAGCTGCTCACCGCCGCGCCGTGGCTCGACCTCGGCCCGTACGGGGACCTGTGCCGCACCAGCCACGACGCGTTCGACGCGGTGATCGCCGGACTGGCCGCCCGCGCCGCCGCCCTGGGCCGCTACCTGCGACCGTCCCCTGCCCAGCAGGAGGCCGCCCGCCGCGAAGGCTGGATCGCCCTCCCCACCGGCGGCCCCGGCGACCTGCTCAGCGAGGGCCGTTGACCTCGCGGATGGCCGACTCGATGGCCCGTACGCGATCCGCCAGCAGGCCGACCGCCCCCACCGCGCGCACCATGGGGTCGTCGCCGGCCCCGCCCAGTGCTTGTTCGCGCCGGTACGCGGCCTTGACCTCCTCCCACCGCGACGCCTGCGCCGGGCTCAGCCGCTCGCGGAGTGCGGCCAGTTTGAGCAGGTTGGCCTCGGCGCCCGCGGCCAGGGTCTGCGCCTCGCCCAGGTAGTGGTCGTCGATCACCGTTTCCAGCTCGTCGTCGTTCATCGCGGGGACGATGCGTTCGGCCAGCTTGTTCATGTTGCGGTAGCTGCCTTGCAGGCGGAACGGCGGCTCGGTGCGGGCCGCGTCGGACTGGGCCGCCGACGCGATGTACGCCTGGTTGTTGCGCAGCACCACGCGTTGCGCCCGTTTCATCTTGCGCAGCAC from the Paractinoplanes abujensis genome contains:
- a CDS encoding helix-turn-helix domain-containing protein encodes the protein MPKPEFVRRSSFSSDDESEVTEFIRKMYADNQSRFAPIRTGARFSALTHDTPLIGADRVRTSIDYSGTSADGFHDFVFFVVHAGSVQIGSRLGGTIAGGGDVAFYPLGVPIDFAMHHFDVTTLRLPADRIKQSAEEMAGIPAAQTHFRGITPVSPSMARYWRSLIALVSGALTDTESPLNSPLLAENLARTVATGALHVFPNTTMTLQDVRGPGAVTPAAVRRAVTYIDANAHLPLRVGEIAAAAGTSARALQYGFRRHLGTTPLHYLSRVRLELARRELQEADPARGDTVGAVATRWGFANAGRFAAAYRAAYGVLPSDTLNS
- a CDS encoding DUF429 domain-containing protein, with translation MLTLGVDLASADERTAVALLDWSGGGAAVRDLRLGVSDDDLLKAVHGVDKAGLDCPLGWPDAFVDFVVAQRQGRLGPVAADAAWRRGLAYRLTDQVVRAETGVNPLSVSADRIAYVAFRCANLLAHLGVEDRSGDGALVEVYPAATLRRWGLTHRGYKVQGHSTLLDELLTAAPWLDLGPYGDLCRTSHDAFDAVIAGLAARAAALGRYLRPSPAQQEAARREGWIALPTGGPGDLLSEGR